One Phaseolus vulgaris cultivar G19833 chromosome 2, P. vulgaris v2.0, whole genome shotgun sequence DNA window includes the following coding sequences:
- the LOC137809936 gene encoding uncharacterized protein: protein MDSIPSFEGLNSKLPSSRFSLSFPSEPPDVGNWFSSYEYQSPDPDSNFSVEDSAFSENESQGAGAKEVEAKVRIRGLRADGDKVVKEEEDLHNEDQCMNKNLGPFSSCSLLSEPPDIRNWFSSYVYESPESDTCSLLRDEVSEENQRGKTFDFVVVKADGSRSANGHPKGCVEHNNSFDKNTKGDHSAEVKKNSTTVDTYPTKILQLCMQDETLQHNLAPTKHKETLDLNHRSPGYDREEHLMPLDTDRSATSPPKLLHKKDTQITKTKTDIQHDYKLDLSASATKIFSTRSASCTSNKENDGFVTTRKKICNRANDEPSWKKPEKILLERSTSTVSIPLQCGVTKRKALTESTNVQQYNDMGITGKWQCPQKRKPDVGPVMKQLRLERWVRRF, encoded by the exons ATGGATTCGATTCCAAGCTTTGAAGGCCTCAATTCCAAG CTTCCCAGTTCACGGTTCTCGCTTTCATTCCCTTCTG AGCCCCCTGATGTTGGGAATTGGTTCTCTAGCTATGAGTATCAATCTCCCGATCCGGATTCGAATTTCAGTGTTGAAGATTCTGCTTTCTCGGAAAACGAATCTCAGGGAGCCGGTGCAAAAGAAGTAGAAGCAAAGGTTAGAATTCGAGGTCTACGGGCTGATGGGGACAAGGTagttaaagaagaagaagatctTCATAACGAAGACCAGTGCATGAACAAG AATCTTGGACCATTCAGTTCATGTTCACTCCTTTCTG AGCCTCCAGACATCAGAAACTGGTTCTCCAGCTATGTTTACGAGTCACCTGAGTCTGATACATGTAGTCTTTTAAGAGACGAAGTTTCTGAAGAAAATCAGCGCGGGAAGACGTTTGATTTTGTAGTCGTGAAAGCAGATGGAAGCAGGTCTGCAAATGGCCACCCGAAAGGATGTGTTGAGCACAATAACTCCTTTGATAAAAACACAAAG GGTGATCACAGTGCTGAAGTGAAGAAAAATTCAACTACAGTTGACACTTATCCGACAAAGATTTTGCAGCTATGCATGCAAGATGAAACACTGCAACATAATCTTGCTCCAACCAAGCACAAGGAGACATTGGACCTGAATCACAGAAGTCCCGGTTACGATCGAGAGGAACATCTAATGCCACTGGATACTGATAGAAGTGCAACGAGTCCTCCAAAGCTGCTACATAAGAAGGATACccaaataacaaaaacaaaaactgaTATCCAACATGATTACAAGCTTGACTTGAGTGCAAGTGCTACTAAAATCTTCTCAACAAGAAGTGCATCCTGTACAAGCAATAAAGAAAATGATGGCTTTGTGACAACAAGGAAGAAGATTTGCAATAGGGCTAATGATGAACCTTCGTGGAAGAAAcctgaaaaaatattattagagcGGTCAACAAGTACAGTATCGATTCCATTGCAATGTGGTGTTACAAAGAGAAAGGCATTAACAGAATCAACAAATGTTCAACAGTATAATGACATGGGGATAACAGGGAAATGGCAATGCCCACAGAAACGTAAACCTGATGTTGGGCCTGTTATGAAACAACTTAGGCTCGAGCGTTGGGTTCGTAGATTTTGA
- the LOC137809935 gene encoding polycomb group protein VERNALIZATION 2-like isoform X1, with the protein MCRQNSLVHHSGEEEIAADESLLVYCKPVELYNILYRRGLQNPSFLSRCLRYKITARQKRRLRAGIVIFNYRDRYNMLQKTEGTAYYTTQVTEDFSCPFCLMQCGSFKGLRLHLCSSHDLFNFEFWVTEDYQAVNVSVKIDILRSENVADGIIPQLQTFFFCSRPQKRRRKDSVQNEKRSNVKFMELDSPEDIQNGFMQKDNVVDILCCKGENMSRTSRNENILPIGRSDGGKFGPDHPSTMDDLEHVESSFNISGVSIAMPQSSGDPECSKSICKSDPALPAKSKKLSVDRTDSRNRMLLQKRLFFHSHRVQPMALEQVLSDRDSEDEVDDDIADLEDRRMLDDFVDVSKDEKQLMHLWNSFMRKQRVLADGHVPWACEAFSKLHGKELITSSTLFWCWRLFMIKLWNHGLLDACTMNNCSIILDSYRNDGLGTSK; encoded by the exons ATGTGCCGACAGAATTCTCTGGTGCACCATTCCGGTGAAGAAGAAATTGCGGCTGACGAGAGTCTTCTGGTTTATTGCAAGCCTGTTGAATTGTACAATATTCTCTACCGCCGCGGTCTTCAAAAT CCTTCCTTTCTTAGCAGATGTTTGCGGTATAAAATAACAGCAAGGCAGAAAAGGAG GTTGAGAGCAGGAattgttattttcaattataGGGACCGCTACAACATGCTTCAAAAGACAGAAGGTACAGCATATTATACAACACAAG TGACTGAAGACTTTTCTTGCCCGTTTTGCTTGATGCAGTGTGGAAGCTTTAAG GGTTTGCGACTTCATCTATGTTCATCACATGATCTATTCAACTTTGAGTTCTGG gTTACTGAAGATTACCAAGCAGTGAACGTCTCAGTAAAAATTGATATATTGAGATCAGAG AATGTTGCTGATGGAATAATTCCACAATTGCAAACCTTCTTCTTCTG TTCAAGGCCTCAAAAACGTAGAAGGAAGGACTCTGTTCAAAATGAAAAGCGAAGCAATGTAAAATTCATGGAGTTGGATTCACCAGAAGACATACAGAATGGATTTATGCAAAAAGACAATG TTGTAGATATCCTATGCTGCAAAGGGGAGAATATGTCTAGAACATCTCGTAATGAGAATATACTGCCTATTGGAAGAAGTGACGGAGGGAAATTTGGTCCTGATCATCCCAGCACCATGGACGACCTGGAGCATGTTGAATCCAGTTTCAACATTTCAGGTGTTTCGATTGCCATGCCTCAATCTTCTGGAGACCCTGAATGTAGTAAATCAATATGTAAAAGTGATCCTGCTCTGCCTGCTAAATCAAAGAAACTAAGCGTGGATCGAACAGACTCAAGAAA CCGAATGCTTCTGCAGAAGAGACTGTTCTTTCACTCACACAGAGTCCAG CCTATGGCACTAGAACAAGTGTTGTCAGACCGTGATAGTGAAGATGAAGTTGATGACGACATTGCAGATCTTGAAGATAGAAGG ATGCTTGATGATTTTGTGGATGTTTccaaagatgaaaaacagcTCATGCATCTCTGGAACTCCTTCATGAGAAAGCAAAG GGTGCTGGCGGATGGTCATGTTCCGTGGGCCTGTGAGGCATTTTCCAAGCTTCATGGAAAAGAGCTAATCACATCTTCAACTTTATTCTG GTGTTGGAGGTTATTCATGATTAAACTTTGGAATCATGGTCTTCTTGATGCCTGCACAATGAACAACTGTAGCATAATATTAGATAGTTACAGAAACGATGGATTGGGTACTAGCAAATAG
- the LOC137809935 gene encoding polycomb group protein VERNALIZATION 2-like isoform X2 encodes MCRQNSLVHHSGEEEIAADESLLVYCKPVELYNILYRRGLQNPSFLSRCLRYKITARQKRRLRAGIVIFNYRDRYNMLQKTEVTEDFSCPFCLMQCGSFKGLRLHLCSSHDLFNFEFWVTEDYQAVNVSVKIDILRSENVADGIIPQLQTFFFCSRPQKRRRKDSVQNEKRSNVKFMELDSPEDIQNGFMQKDNVVDILCCKGENMSRTSRNENILPIGRSDGGKFGPDHPSTMDDLEHVESSFNISGVSIAMPQSSGDPECSKSICKSDPALPAKSKKLSVDRTDSRNRMLLQKRLFFHSHRVQPMALEQVLSDRDSEDEVDDDIADLEDRRMLDDFVDVSKDEKQLMHLWNSFMRKQRVLADGHVPWACEAFSKLHGKELITSSTLFWCWRLFMIKLWNHGLLDACTMNNCSIILDSYRNDGLGTSK; translated from the exons ATGTGCCGACAGAATTCTCTGGTGCACCATTCCGGTGAAGAAGAAATTGCGGCTGACGAGAGTCTTCTGGTTTATTGCAAGCCTGTTGAATTGTACAATATTCTCTACCGCCGCGGTCTTCAAAAT CCTTCCTTTCTTAGCAGATGTTTGCGGTATAAAATAACAGCAAGGCAGAAAAGGAG GTTGAGAGCAGGAattgttattttcaattataGGGACCGCTACAACATGCTTCAAAAGACAGAAG TGACTGAAGACTTTTCTTGCCCGTTTTGCTTGATGCAGTGTGGAAGCTTTAAG GGTTTGCGACTTCATCTATGTTCATCACATGATCTATTCAACTTTGAGTTCTGG gTTACTGAAGATTACCAAGCAGTGAACGTCTCAGTAAAAATTGATATATTGAGATCAGAG AATGTTGCTGATGGAATAATTCCACAATTGCAAACCTTCTTCTTCTG TTCAAGGCCTCAAAAACGTAGAAGGAAGGACTCTGTTCAAAATGAAAAGCGAAGCAATGTAAAATTCATGGAGTTGGATTCACCAGAAGACATACAGAATGGATTTATGCAAAAAGACAATG TTGTAGATATCCTATGCTGCAAAGGGGAGAATATGTCTAGAACATCTCGTAATGAGAATATACTGCCTATTGGAAGAAGTGACGGAGGGAAATTTGGTCCTGATCATCCCAGCACCATGGACGACCTGGAGCATGTTGAATCCAGTTTCAACATTTCAGGTGTTTCGATTGCCATGCCTCAATCTTCTGGAGACCCTGAATGTAGTAAATCAATATGTAAAAGTGATCCTGCTCTGCCTGCTAAATCAAAGAAACTAAGCGTGGATCGAACAGACTCAAGAAA CCGAATGCTTCTGCAGAAGAGACTGTTCTTTCACTCACACAGAGTCCAG CCTATGGCACTAGAACAAGTGTTGTCAGACCGTGATAGTGAAGATGAAGTTGATGACGACATTGCAGATCTTGAAGATAGAAGG ATGCTTGATGATTTTGTGGATGTTTccaaagatgaaaaacagcTCATGCATCTCTGGAACTCCTTCATGAGAAAGCAAAG GGTGCTGGCGGATGGTCATGTTCCGTGGGCCTGTGAGGCATTTTCCAAGCTTCATGGAAAAGAGCTAATCACATCTTCAACTTTATTCTG GTGTTGGAGGTTATTCATGATTAAACTTTGGAATCATGGTCTTCTTGATGCCTGCACAATGAACAACTGTAGCATAATATTAGATAGTTACAGAAACGATGGATTGGGTACTAGCAAATAG